In Bacillus sp. NP247, one DNA window encodes the following:
- the dnaB gene encoding replicative DNA helicase, whose amino-acid sequence MSNDMIRNTEAEQSVLGSIIQEGDLIKDCQLKAKQFSLPTHQVIFKAMRELEDAEVPIDLVALMGKFDESFMNQIGGIEFFVNLTEVVTTTKNFSYHEGLVIEAWKMRHAQEVAGNLYNRLQHERDMSAISTSIDELSAIEETGYSDEFNLKETLVDLYKNMQIDVGDLTGIPTGYDDLNRMTAGLQEGDLIIIGARPSMGKTAFVLNIAFHAASAHTATGVFSLEMGEEQLLKRMISSTGNIDATKLKNPKKLCNLKDWEKISQAMGLINDLPLEIYDKANVTMQEIYAKTRKLKRKYPDKKVLVAIDYLQLIVGDSKHRGNRMQEIGEISRKLKLMARELNVCVVALSQLSRAVESRQDKRPLLSDLRENGQIEQDADLIAFLYREDYYDRETENKNITEIILAKQRNGPVGVVELAFIKEFSKFVNLERKFNHQQEA is encoded by the coding sequence ATGAGTAACGATATGATTCGTAACACAGAAGCTGAACAAAGTGTTTTAGGTAGCATTATCCAAGAAGGCGATTTAATTAAAGATTGCCAGCTAAAGGCAAAACAGTTTTCTTTACCAACACACCAAGTGATTTTTAAAGCGATGAGAGAGTTAGAGGATGCTGAGGTTCCAATAGACCTTGTCGCTCTCATGGGGAAATTCGATGAAAGCTTTATGAATCAGATTGGCGGAATTGAATTCTTTGTAAACCTGACAGAAGTTGTAACGACAACTAAAAACTTCTCGTATCATGAAGGTTTAGTGATTGAAGCTTGGAAGATGCGACATGCTCAAGAGGTTGCTGGTAATTTATATAATCGTCTTCAGCATGAAAGAGATATGAGCGCTATTAGTACATCGATTGATGAATTAAGCGCCATTGAGGAAACAGGTTATTCAGATGAATTTAACCTAAAGGAAACACTAGTTGATCTGTATAAGAACATGCAAATTGATGTAGGGGATTTAACCGGTATACCAACTGGTTATGACGACTTAAACAGAATGACCGCAGGATTGCAAGAAGGTGATTTAATTATTATCGGTGCCCGTCCTTCGATGGGGAAAACAGCATTTGTATTAAACATTGCATTCCATGCAGCAAGCGCTCATACAGCAACAGGGGTCTTTTCTCTAGAGATGGGCGAAGAACAGTTACTTAAGCGTATGATTTCAAGTACTGGAAATATAGATGCTACGAAATTAAAGAACCCTAAAAAGCTATGTAATTTAAAGGATTGGGAAAAGATTAGTCAGGCTATGGGCTTGATAAATGATTTACCATTAGAAATTTACGATAAAGCAAATGTAACGATGCAAGAGATTTACGCAAAGACTAGGAAATTAAAGCGTAAGTATCCTGATAAAAAGGTGCTAGTCGCAATTGATTACTTGCAGCTTATTGTAGGTGATTCGAAGCATAGAGGAAACCGCATGCAGGAGATTGGGGAGATTAGTCGCAAGTTGAAACTTATGGCAAGAGAGCTAAATGTATGCGTGGTTGCATTATCACAATTAAGCCGAGCTGTTGAAAGCAGACAGGATAAACGCCCATTACTATCAGATTTACGTGAGAATGGTCAAATTGAGCAAGATGCGGACTTGATCGCATTTTTATATCGCGAAGATTATTACGACCGTGAAACAGAAAATAAAAACATAACGGAAATCATTTTAGCGAAACAGAGAAATGGTCCAGTTGGTGTTGTTGAATTAGCATTCATTAAAGAATTTAGTAAGTTTGTAAATTTAGAGCGGAAGTTCAATCACCAACAGGAGGCTTAA
- a CDS encoding phosphoglycolate phosphatase, translating into MERKLLRYGIVCIAFITIPILFIHFVSSQFVPKEYSEEWPEVSKTAKLVTIGYFKKEKDLDIIIKKVEPSEEYRTHEIHLCGHVADNKKQKISAVVNFRDNYSIRDTSEVKIKEPLNKGWMLFQLK; encoded by the coding sequence GTGGAAAGAAAATTATTACGTTATGGCATTGTATGTATAGCTTTTATTACTATCCCCATTTTATTTATACACTTTGTTTCATCTCAATTCGTTCCAAAAGAATACAGTGAAGAATGGCCGGAAGTAAGTAAAACTGCTAAACTAGTAACTATCGGTTACTTTAAAAAAGAAAAGGATCTTGATATTATAATTAAAAAAGTTGAACCTTCCGAAGAATATAGAACACATGAAATCCACCTATGTGGACATGTGGCAGATAATAAAAAGCAAAAAATTTCTGCTGTTGTAAATTTTCGTGATAACTATTCAATTAGAGACACATCTGAAGTTAAAATCAAAGAGCCTTTAAATAAAGGTTGGATGCTCTTTCAGTTAAAATAA
- a CDS encoding cell division protein SepF — translation MPKQLTIFDVEPVVSFDPKKAHINRLNSKLRYADVVVKIPRHAKAIDELKPTTAPDQRYELFEDYTIGIWRYKRAEDKEFVWEEAEKMCKQARDEKKPIPIRLHLSFEQSFVPENVVRYL, via the coding sequence ATGCCAAAGCAATTAACAATTTTTGACGTGGAACCAGTTGTATCATTTGATCCTAAGAAAGCTCATATTAACCGTTTGAATTCAAAATTACGGTATGCAGATGTGGTTGTAAAAATACCACGTCACGCCAAAGCGATTGATGAATTAAAACCAACGACAGCGCCTGATCAACGTTATGAGTTATTTGAAGATTACACAATTGGAATTTGGCGTTATAAGCGAGCGGAGGATAAAGAATTTGTATGGGAAGAAGCAGAAAAAATGTGTAAGCAAGCACGGGATGAAAAAAAGCCGATTCCAATACGGCTTCATTTATCATTTGAACAATCATTTGTTCCAGAAAATGTTGTGCGATATTTGTAG
- a CDS encoding DUF3954 domain-containing protein, which translates to MGIRKENLVEMTAEIDLKINGIYVVKNGQVQLIEPPQGGFGEQSFVYQSGKVIRMEERKTQLL; encoded by the coding sequence GTGGGAATCAGAAAAGAAAATCTTGTAGAAATGACAGCTGAAATAGATTTGAAAATAAACGGAATATATGTTGTTAAAAATGGTCAAGTCCAACTAATAGAACCACCTCAAGGTGGATTTGGTGAACAATCATTTGTATATCAAAGTGGAAAAGTAATTCGTATGGAAGAACGAAAAACACAGTTACTTTAA